From the Lactuca sativa cultivar Salinas chromosome 9, Lsat_Salinas_v11, whole genome shotgun sequence genome, the window TTCTTTTTGTGCCAAACCACCTTCGAAAACCACACTAGCCCCCCTGTATTTTCGAATTTTAGCTCTCAATTTTCATTTTTCCGTTTTGCCACTTCTTACACAACCTCTAAATTTGGAATACAATTCCTGCATAACTAGCCCttcatttttatttacttttattatatatttaaccCCAAATACCTTCGGTCGGGCTTAAATATTCTGCTGATTTAGGATCGAGCGTTGACAAACCGATAAAGGGAATGAGTGGAATGGTTAAATGAGCCAATCTCAtaatgataaacactttatagtATTGTTACATAaattacatgcaaaataatagttgacttttcaaaaaaaatgatcAAGGAATAAATTTGGGGAATAATATGATATGCTATAGAAGAACGAAATGTAAAAAAGAAATTATTTGAAGAAATAAAATTAGTTAATGCTTGGAAAATATTTTCCgaaataaaacatatttccacCTGTtcttaaaaaccctaaaaacatTATAATGACGTTGCAATTCGGGATAACGAACTACATACCAAAACAATGTGTCTGACCATTGTGGGATGCAATAGAATTTCGATACATTGCATGTTCTTTGGAAGATGACATGTTTCCGTATAGAAACTACTCGTTTAAACGAATATAATCCTAAAAATAAACTATTTGACGAAAAGAAAAAATTCGTTGCTGCAAAACCGACTGATAACAATATGTATCTGTTTTGTGTTCCATAAAGTATAATATCTTTCCCTGAATAGAACTAATTGCCGAATGAAAGTAATCGTCTCTGTTGCTTCGCACGGGAAGTCAAGTAAAATGTTCGACTGGAAAGGGCATAAAAGAAGATGCAATACCCTTTACTTACACAACTTCCATGTATATTGTAATGTTTAACATTTATTTCAAAGAGAGTTTGGTACCATTTACAAATAGATCACTCAAAACAACATGTCGAAAGTAAACTAATCGTCATCTTAATACTACTTGTTGAAAGAAACTATTTATCGCGGATGCATTGCCCGAATACACTAGTAGATAGAAACCATATTGGCCTTCCCTATAAACTATAAGCCTTGAAAGTGGAAATGAAAATTCATAAACAAATGTCTCAATTCAGTAATAGCATACCCTCATAATTAATTTCCGAAACAAGATATTCATCGCCCGCTGCTTTGCGCGGGTaacgactagtatatatatatatatatatatatatatatatatatatatatatatatatatatatatatatatatatatataaacgacgAGACACTACAGTTGACCAGTTGCTGGGTGGGGGGATTGGAATGAGGCATGTCGACATATATAAACGACGAGACACTTTAGTTGACCAGTTGCTGGGTGGGGATTGGAATGACGCATGTCGGCATGGAAAAAATGAGATGTGAGATAGTCTTGGTAGGAGATATTAACTTTGATGTCTCTGCCTCCACATCTCCattcttttgagttttgacaaccTCTCATCTGCTCATGTCAATGGTGTCTGCAACATCCTCTGGTCCTCTGCTAAATAATACCAGCTTCTATGATGTTTTTATGAGCTTTAGAGGCCAAGATACTCGCAACTCTTTTACCGATCATCTCCATGCAACTTTAGAGCGAACAGGAATTCGCACCTTCAGAGATAATGATGAAATCAACAGAGGTCAAGAACTCGAACCGGAAATCGAGAGAGCAATCAAAGAATCCAAGGGTTCAGTGGTTGTACTGTCAGAGAACTACGCGGATTCCAGATGGTGCCTTGATGAGCTTGTTTTAATCCTTGAACAAAGGCGACGCTTCAATCATTTTGTTTTACCCGTTTTTTACCATGTGGAACCCTCAGATGTCAGAAACCAAAGACATAATTTCGCGATTGAAGTAGACGACGGAGTAGAAGGGTCAAAATGGACAGAGTATAATGTAAATCGATGGAAGGCAGCCCTTACAGAGGTTGCTGATTTGACCGGTGTTGTTGTTTCCGGGTATGATTTCTTTATTCATGCTTATAGTTTAAActtcttttttttcttattaacacAACTGATCAAATGTGTTTCAAAACTAGATTTTTCTTTTGCCAATATTGCTTTGATGTGTGCTAAGAGCAGAAGCAGACGTGCTCATTTTCATTCTTCTTTTGTTCCAGGCCTGAAACAGAGTCTATCACCAAAATTGTTGATGCAATCGACTCTGAACTAGATTTGAAACTAGTTAGTACTCCAGCACATCTAATTGGAATAGAAACTCGAGTTACAGGCATCGATTCCTGGTTGAAAAATGAGCAATCTGGTGATAATTTTCTAGCGATTTGTGGCATGGGAGGCTGTGGGAAGACGACACTAGCTCAATTCATTTATAACTCACACAAGCCAAAATTTGAAAGCAGCAGTTTTCTTGAAGATATTGGAAAGCACTACGAACAGCCTCATGGTTTGCTTGGGCTACAGAAACAGCTTCTCACAAACGTTTTAGGGGGAAAGAATCAAAGAATATCAGGCGTGTCTGAGGGTACACGTAAGGTTGAGGAGGCCTTACAAGCAAAAAAGGTGCTTATTGTTCTTGATGACATTAATGATCATGACGTGTTAAATGTTTTACTTGGAACAAGTACGTTACATACACAAAGCAAGATCATAATAACAACTAGGCGTCTAGATATGCATGCATCGTTTTGGCCCATATCCAGGGGATGCCTGTTGTACAGACTCGAATTGATGAATAATCATGAAGCATTAGAGCTTTTAAGTTGTCATGCCTTCGGATCCAAAGTTCCTATGGAAGGTTTCAAGGAGCTCGCTATACAGTTAGCCCAATATTGTGGTGGAAACCCACTGGCTCTTAAAGTACTGGGTTCGTCTCTATTTGTTAACCCTGAAGACCCATGTGAAAGAAGTAGCTTAATAGAGATTTGGAGAAGTAGATTGAATTCACTGAATTCATTGAAAGGAGATCTTGACTTTAAAATCcacagtatactacaaaagagcTTCGACTCCTTGCCGAGTTCTAGTAACAAAGAGTTGTTTCTGCATATTGCTATTTTCTTTGTTGGTGAATATGAGGATTATGTGGTAAAGATATTGGAGCATGACTGGCATGCAAAATCTGGGATCAGGACCCTGGTTAACAGATGCCTTCTTACTGTCTCATCAAGTAAGAAATTAATGATGCATCAACTGGTTCAAGAGATGGGAAGAAAAATAGTCCTTGAAGAGTCTAAAGATCCTGCAAAACGTAGTAGAGTGTGGCAATATTATGAATCGTATCGTATGTTGGAAAAAGGAGAGGTATAGtatatatatttgtgtatatCGTTAAACTTAATTAACTCACCCTCTCACAACCTCGTATGTTAACCAGTCTTCTCTCTTTTCATATCTTTCTCGTTAGGGATCAGAAACAATTGAAGGTCTGGCACTTGACGGGGCTACATTTCCAAACCAAATtgtaaaataattcaaaaaattatcTTTAATTTTCAAAGCATTTGATGTCAGATATGATGTATACTAATTAATCCTTCCACTTGATGCTAATTTTGCAGCCAACAACCTCTAAAACAGATTCATTTGCAAAGATGGATAACCTAAAATTGCTCCAGCTCAAATATGTGAAACTCACGGGGTCCTACAAGAATTTTCCAGATTTAAGATGGTTGTGCTGGCATGGATGttattttaccaaaataccctcgggCTTATTGATGAGCAGCTTGGTGGCTATAGATATGAGTTATGGAAACTTGATAACGTTTGAACCTCCCATGGTAGGAATTCAATGTTGCTATTAACTTTACATCCTCTCATTTTTCGACACTTTCTATGTGAATGTTGACCCTACTCCCCTAGTGTCCTTTAACCTATTTATGTTTTGCTTACATTGTTTACCTTCAAACTCATGCGGCATGCCCCCTTTTTAATTGAAGCTTCATCACTCTttcccccttatatatatatatatatatatatatatatatatatatatatatatatatataaatatatatatatatatatatatatatatatatatatatatatatatatatatatatatatatatatatatatatatatatatatattaggtccTGCTTTAAGATTTATTACCTGTATATTGGTTCTTATGTGAATGTACAATGATAAATTAAGCTTTTTATTCTTGGAATAGGTTCTTAATTCGTTGAAGATTCTGAATCTCAAAGAGTCTTGCAAACTTGTCAGTATCGACAAACTTTCACGGCTTCCCAATCTTGAGACTTTGATTCTCTGGAACTGTAGCAGTCTGACTCACGTTTGTGAAACCATTGGAGGCCTTGAGAGTCTTGTTCTATTGGACTTTACTGGGTGTAAGAATCTATGGAAGGTTTCATCGAACAGGAATAACATAAATCTACTTAAAAGGCTAAAAACTTTATGTATTGGTGGAGGAATTCAAAAACAGTCCTCGTTTTCCTTACCAGACTCGTTAAAGTTTTTGTTTCTCAACAACTGCCACCTTGGGAACAACAATGATGTTCCATTGGTTTTTAGTGGCCAGCCATTATTTTACATGAATTTAGGCAATAATATGTTTAAAAAACTTCCCAGTTACATTAATCTTAAAACGCTCCGGGTACTCGAATTGACTTTTTGTCCAAATATTAAATCCCTCCTATGTCTCCCAAGTACCCTAGAAGAGTTGTATACA encodes:
- the LOC111917005 gene encoding disease resistance protein RPV1 isoform X2, whose protein sequence is MSMVSATSSGPLLNNTSFYDVFMSFRGQDTRNSFTDHLHATLERTGIRTFRDNDEINRGQELEPEIERAIKESKGSVVVLSENYADSRWCLDELVLILEQRRRFNHFVLPVFYHVEPSDVRNQRHNFAIEVDDGVEGSKWTEYNVNRWKAALTEVADLTGVVVSGPETESITKIVDAIDSELDLKLVSTPAHLIGIETRVTGIDSWLKNEQSGDNFLAICGMGGCGKTTLAQFIYNSHKPKFESSSFLEDIGKHYEQPHGLLGLQKQLLTNVLGGKNQRISGVSEGTRKVEEALQAKKVLIVLDDINDHDVLNVLLGTSTLHTQSKIIITTRRLDMHASFWPISRGCLLYRLELMNNHEALELLSCHAFGSKVPMEGFKELAIQLAQYCGGNPLALKVLGSSLFVNPEDPCERSSLIEIWRSRLNSLNSLKGDLDFKIHSILQKSFDSLPSSSNKELFLHIAIFFVGEYEDYVVKILEHDWHAKSGIRTLVNRCLLTVSSSKKLMMHQLVQEMGRKIVLEESKDPAKRSRVWQYYESYRMLEKGEGSETIEGLALDGATFPNQIPTTSKTDSFAKMDNLKLLQLKYVKLTGSYKNFPDLRWLCWHGCYFTKIPSGLLMSSLVAIDMSYGNLITFEPPMVLNSLKILNLKESCKLVSIDKLSRLPNLETLILWNCSSLTHVCETIGGLESLVLLDFTGCKNLWKVSSNRNNINLLKRLKTLCIGGGIQKQSSFSLPDSLKFLFLNNCHLGNNNDVPLVFSGQPLFYMNLGNNMFKKLPSYINLKTLRVLELTFCPNIKSLLCLPSTLEELYTYWCFSLKKITFESHRFRLRKFMYQSCSGLFEVEGLFKLVSIAQLDEAELGHMKWIKTYKACRVDLVGDEISRDIIWHTPVCLFEYGIVSTFLPHIQDQSIRMSDNYMSSSPFLSFHVPCCPKNRRIQGLNVTSLYRPSGDDEDTWVLFTKISNTTKGLTWMYNPVVSCKPGFGEDAVWLSYWPIGNMLDTGDEISVSVIVGNGLIVSGCSASLVYMDGEVELEKGKNYTKVEEVIGGDLSEFELTTGKYYLCRRDFFKSTIPDWLKMLVGDATGLKGWRKYRQTQHLDVSFMKLETFRPYDFPNMKALV
- the LOC111917005 gene encoding disease resistance protein RPV1 isoform X1, with product MSMVSATSSGPLLNNTSFYDVFMSFRGQDTRNSFTDHLHATLERTGIRTFRDNDEINRGQELEPEIERAIKESKGSVVVLSENYADSRWCLDELVLILEQRRRFNHFVLPVFYHVEPSDVRNQRHNFAIEVDDGVEGSKWTEYNVNRWKAALTEVADLTGVVVSGPETESITKIVDAIDSELDLKLVSTPAHLIGIETRVTGIDSWLKNEQSGDNFLAICGMGGCGKTTLAQFIYNSHKPKFESSSFLEDIGKHYEQPHGLLGLQKQLLTNVLGGKNQRISGVSEGTRKVEEALQAKKVLIVLDDINDHDVLNVLLGTSTLHTQSKIIITTRRLDMHASFWPISRGCLLYRLELMNNHEALELLSCHAFGSKVPMEGFKELAIQLAQYCGGNPLALKVLGSSLFVNPEDPCERSSLIEIWRSRLNSLNSLKGDLDFKIHSILQKSFDSLPSSSNKELFLHIAIFFVGEYEDYVVKILEHDWHAKSGIRTLVNRCLLTVSSSKKLMMHQLVQEMGRKIVLEESKDPAKRSRVWQYYESYRMLEKGEGSETIEGLALDGATFPNQIPTTSKTDSFAKMDNLKLLQLKYVKLTGSYKNFPDLRWLCWHGCYFTKIPSGLLMSSLVAIDMSYGNLITFEPPMVLNSLKILNLKESCKLVSIDKLSRLPNLETLILWNCSSLTHVCETIGGLESLVLLDFTGCKNLWKVSSNRNNINLLKRLKTLCIGGGIQKQSSFSLPDSLKFLFLNNCHLGNNNDVPLVFSGQPLFYMNLGNNMFKKLPSYINLKTLRVLELTFCPNIKSLLCLPSTLEELYTYWCFSLKKITFESHRFRLRKFMYQSCSGLFEVEGLFKLVSIAQLDEAELGHMKWIKTYKACRVDLVGDEISRDIIWHTPVCLFEYGIVSTFLPHIQDQSIRMSDNYMSSSPFLSFHVPCCPKNRRIQGLNVTSLYRPSGDDEDTWVLFTKISNTTKGLTWMYNPVVSCKPGFGEDAVWLSYWPIGNMLDTGDEISVSVIVGNGLIVSGCSASLVYMDGEVELEKGKNYTKVEEVIGGDLSEFELTTGKYYLCRRDFFKSTIPDWLKMLVGDATGLKGWRKYRQTQHLDVSFMKLETFRPYDFPNMKVIRTADMKFMDEFGLKRAAYQEIYDE